One window of Thermocoleostomius sinensis A174 genomic DNA carries:
- a CDS encoding rhodanese-like domain-containing protein, with amino-acid sequence MADFEDAVTRAKDNMPNLTPTPPGFHSQATPTELKARLQWGEPGLTILDVRDHNAFNECRILGAITMPIEQLPQWANSSLAHKRDIYVYGATDEDTASAANLLREAGFDKVAELKGGLEAWRAIEGPIEGIASIQSPSAGAYNVAERLREFAAERDKEKNSSFS; translated from the coding sequence ATGGCAGATTTTGAAGACGCCGTAACGCGGGCCAAAGATAATATGCCGAATCTCACACCGACGCCACCAGGGTTTCATAGCCAAGCGACGCCAACTGAGTTAAAAGCCCGATTGCAGTGGGGAGAACCAGGACTGACAATTCTAGATGTGCGTGATCACAATGCTTTTAATGAATGTCGCATCTTAGGTGCGATCACAATGCCGATTGAGCAACTCCCTCAATGGGCTAACTCTAGCTTGGCTCACAAGCGGGATATTTATGTCTATGGTGCCACCGATGAGGATACCGCTTCAGCAGCAAACTTGTTGCGTGAAGCCGGATTTGACAAAGTAGCAGAGTTGAAGGGTGGACTAGAAGCTTGGAGAGCCATTGAAGGCCCTATTGAAGGTATTGCTTCCATTCAATCTCCAAGCGCTGGCGCTTACAATGTGGCTGAGCGCCTCCGCGAATTTGCCGCAGAACGAGACAAAGAAAAGAATTCATCCTTTAGCTAA
- a CDS encoding response regulator transcription factor, whose product MVDDFVDNLILLQTILEAEGYEVETANGGAVALEKIQVIPPDLILLDVMMPDIDGYEVTRQIRQNPNISFIPILLVTAHATVDAIHGLDIGANDFIRKPFDFDELLARIRAFLRVTYDLKDD is encoded by the coding sequence GTGGTAGATGATTTTGTCGATAATCTCATCTTACTTCAAACCATTTTAGAAGCAGAGGGATATGAAGTGGAAACGGCTAATGGTGGCGCTGTTGCACTCGAAAAAATTCAAGTTATTCCTCCGGATTTGATCTTGCTCGATGTCATGATGCCTGATATAGATGGGTATGAAGTAACAAGACAAATTCGACAAAATCCAAACATTTCTTTTATTCCAATTCTGCTAGTTACAGCCCATGCTACTGTGGATGCTATTCACGGTTTAGATATTGGGGCAAATGATTTTATTCGGAAGCCGTTTGATTTTGATGAGCTACTAGCTAGAATTAGAGCCTTTCTACGGGTTACGTATGATCTTAAGGACGACTAA
- a CDS encoding YegS/Rv2252/BmrU family lipid kinase, whose translation MTRSACLIFNPVAGQGDPQQQLDVIRSILESELELDVCLTSEEITPEQLAKAAIDRGVEMVIASGGDGTISQAAGALIGTKTPLGIISTGTANAFANALNLPTNLEEACRAILNGETRTLDVAYCNQKPMLLLAGIGFEAETVELADREAKNNLGIFAYVVSGLKQLRNLKHFDATIETDDKEIKVSAAAITVANVAPPTSVLAQGPAGIIADDGLLNVTIISPRNLVGAIAAAYNLLHTALQGNPAERDDIGYLRSKRVVIATDPPQKIVLDGEIIGKTPIEVECVPQGLIIFAPTTREQPPDEKLENLPNLEVKVKDKDAP comes from the coding sequence ATGACTCGGTCTGCTTGTTTGATTTTTAATCCAGTTGCGGGTCAAGGTGATCCACAGCAACAGTTAGATGTAATTCGCTCCATCTTGGAATCTGAACTTGAATTGGATGTCTGTTTGACTAGCGAAGAGATTACACCTGAGCAATTAGCGAAAGCGGCAATCGATCGAGGGGTTGAGATGGTGATTGCATCAGGTGGCGATGGAACCATTTCCCAAGCGGCAGGTGCACTCATCGGAACGAAGACACCATTGGGAATTATTTCTACGGGAACAGCCAATGCTTTTGCAAATGCCCTCAATTTGCCTACTAATTTAGAAGAAGCGTGTCGAGCTATTCTCAATGGCGAAACTCGCACGCTCGATGTTGCCTATTGCAACCAGAAGCCTATGCTGTTGCTAGCAGGGATAGGCTTTGAAGCAGAAACGGTCGAATTGGCCGATCGCGAGGCGAAAAATAACCTTGGTATTTTTGCTTATGTAGTGTCTGGGTTGAAGCAGTTACGCAACCTCAAGCACTTTGATGCCACGATCGAAACGGATGACAAGGAAATTAAGGTCTCGGCAGCAGCAATTACCGTCGCAAACGTGGCTCCTCCTACGTCTGTGTTGGCTCAAGGTCCCGCTGGCATCATTGCAGATGATGGATTACTTAATGTCACCATCATTTCCCCCCGAAATTTGGTTGGTGCCATTGCAGCCGCCTATAATTTGTTGCACACAGCCCTTCAAGGCAATCCAGCCGAACGGGATGATATTGGCTATTTGCGATCGAAGCGAGTGGTTATTGCTACCGATCCACCACAAAAGATTGTATTAGATGGAGAAATAATTGGTAAAACGCCGATCGAGGTGGAGTGTGTCCCTCAAGGCTTAATCATTTTTGCGCCTACGACGCGCGAACAACCACCAGACGAAAAATTGGAGAATCTACCGAATTTGGAAGTGAAGGTGAAGGATAAAGACGCACCTTAG
- a CDS encoding TIGR03885 family FMN-dependent LLM class oxidoreductase: protein MVKIGYHASHEQFKPSELLRYVKMAEQAGFTLALSSDHFHPWNERQGQSGFAWSWLGAAMCTTPSLSYRVVCAPGQRYHPAIIAQAAATLAEMFPDRFWITVGSGQALNESITGEKWPCKADRNTRLKECVDIMRGLWAGETVNHRGLVCVEEATLYSRPDVAPLIIGAAITAETAEWLGGWADGLITTSRPPEQLKKVVDAFRRGGGEGKPMILKVQLSYDRDEAAARSGAFDQWSTNIFQSVLLSDLKLPAQFEAAAQYVNPDEMEQQVRISSHLQQHIEWLQQDIELGFDELMLHNVNRNQEQFIEDFGAKVLPALT from the coding sequence ATGGTGAAAATCGGCTATCATGCTTCCCACGAGCAGTTCAAGCCAAGTGAACTTCTTAGGTACGTGAAAATGGCAGAGCAAGCTGGTTTTACATTAGCCCTTTCATCTGACCATTTTCATCCTTGGAATGAGCGACAGGGACAAAGTGGGTTTGCTTGGTCTTGGCTAGGAGCAGCGATGTGTACTACACCAAGTTTGTCCTATCGGGTGGTCTGTGCACCAGGACAGCGATATCATCCAGCTATCATTGCTCAAGCGGCCGCTACACTAGCTGAAATGTTTCCCGATCGCTTTTGGATTACTGTAGGCAGCGGGCAAGCGCTCAATGAATCGATTACAGGGGAAAAATGGCCCTGTAAAGCCGATCGCAACACCCGGTTGAAAGAGTGTGTAGATATTATGCGAGGGTTGTGGGCAGGCGAAACAGTAAATCATCGAGGTTTAGTTTGTGTAGAGGAAGCAACACTATATAGCCGCCCGGATGTTGCTCCACTTATTATTGGAGCCGCTATTACTGCTGAAACGGCTGAATGGCTGGGAGGGTGGGCTGATGGATTGATTACAACTTCTCGTCCTCCTGAGCAACTAAAGAAAGTGGTAGATGCCTTTCGCCGAGGCGGTGGAGAAGGTAAACCAATGATTTTGAAGGTACAGCTTTCTTACGACCGAGATGAGGCAGCGGCTCGCTCTGGGGCATTTGATCAGTGGAGTACTAATATTTTCCAGAGTGTTTTATTGTCTGATCTCAAACTTCCGGCTCAATTTGAGGCAGCGGCTCAGTACGTTAACCCCGATGAAATGGAGCAACAAGTTCGTATTTCTTCGCATCTACAGCAACACATTGAGTGGCTTCAGCAAGATATTGAATTGGGATTTGATGAACTGATGCTCCATAATGTGAATCGCAATCAAGAGCAGTTCATTGAAGATTTTGGGGCGAAGGTGCTTCCTGCCTTAACTTAA
- a CDS encoding SDR family oxidoreductase, with protein sequence MTQAQSQSDQLQPAQQQNQRPGIEKEMAPKPNTRKIKYKGSDKLQDKVALITGGDSGIGRSVAILYAREGADVAIVYLLNEETDAMETKKLVELEGRKCLTIAGDIGDEQFCKQAVEETINTFGHLDILINNAAEQHPQESIEDISAEQLERTFRTNIFGMFFMTKAALPHLKEGSTIINTTSVTAYKGSPQLLDYSATKGAIVAFTRSLSQGLVDKGIRVNGVAPGPIWTPLIPSTFPAEKVESFGAQVPMQRAGQPEEVAPSYVFLASDDSSYMTGQILHPNGGSVING encoded by the coding sequence ATGACCCAGGCTCAATCTCAATCGGATCAACTACAACCAGCCCAGCAGCAAAATCAACGTCCGGGCATTGAAAAAGAAATGGCTCCTAAGCCGAACACTCGTAAGATCAAGTATAAAGGCAGTGACAAGTTACAAGATAAAGTTGCTCTAATAACTGGAGGAGACAGCGGCATTGGGCGATCGGTCGCCATTCTGTATGCCCGTGAAGGGGCAGATGTTGCGATTGTTTATCTCCTCAATGAGGAAACCGATGCAATGGAAACCAAGAAGTTGGTAGAGTTAGAAGGACGAAAGTGTTTAACCATTGCTGGAGACATCGGCGACGAACAGTTCTGTAAACAAGCCGTAGAAGAAACAATTAATACATTTGGACATTTAGACATTCTCATCAATAATGCAGCAGAGCAACACCCCCAAGAAAGCATTGAAGATATCAGTGCGGAGCAATTAGAGCGCACTTTCCGCACCAATATCTTCGGAATGTTTTTTATGACAAAAGCAGCTTTACCGCACCTTAAAGAGGGTAGCACTATTATCAATACAACGTCAGTGACAGCCTATAAGGGCAGTCCGCAACTGTTGGACTATTCTGCAACCAAGGGCGCAATTGTAGCCTTCACTCGCTCGCTATCCCAAGGGCTTGTTGATAAAGGAATTCGCGTCAATGGCGTTGCCCCCGGTCCCATTTGGACACCATTAATCCCTTCTACCTTTCCTGCTGAAAAAGTAGAAAGTTTTGGGGCACAGGTTCCAATGCAACGAGCTGGACAGCCAGAAGAAGTGGCTCCTAGTTATGTATTTTTAGCTTCAGATGATTCAAGTTATATGACTGGACAAATTCTCCATCCCAATGGGGGTAGTGTGATTAATGGATAA
- a CDS encoding type 1 glutamine amidotransferase domain-containing protein: MIDLSNLRVAVIATDGFEESELTEPVNALKEAGAAVEILSLKLDDIQAFRHHDKSITVRVDRAIDDVQPDSYQALLLPGGALNTDTLRVEPSVKSFLQQFQKAGKPIAAICHAPWLLISADLVRGRTLTGYHTIQDDILNAGGNWVDREVVSDENWVTSRQPSDIPVFNREMLKLFSQQVKVTS, translated from the coding sequence ATGATAGATCTTTCAAATTTGCGCGTTGCCGTCATTGCCACAGATGGCTTTGAGGAGTCGGAATTGACTGAGCCTGTAAATGCATTGAAGGAAGCAGGTGCAGCTGTTGAAATCCTTTCGCTCAAGCTGGATGACATTCAAGCGTTTCGGCACCACGACAAAAGTATTACAGTCAGGGTTGACCGAGCAATTGATGACGTGCAGCCCGACTCTTATCAGGCGTTGTTACTACCAGGTGGTGCGTTAAATACTGATACTCTACGGGTCGAACCCTCAGTAAAATCATTTTTACAGCAATTTCAAAAGGCAGGAAAACCAATCGCTGCCATTTGTCATGCTCCGTGGCTATTAATATCAGCAGACCTAGTTCGCGGGCGTACGTTAACTGGATATCATACTATCCAAGACGATATTCTCAATGCTGGTGGTAATTGGGTCGATCGCGAAGTCGTAAGTGATGAAAATTGGGTAACAAGTCGTCAACCCAGCGATATTCCAGTGTTTAATCGAGAAATGCTAAAGCTATTTTCTCAACAAGTCAAAGTTACTTCTTGA
- a CDS encoding chromophore lyase CpcT/CpeT gives MTKWLVGEFDNQAQALEQPAWFVHLRLWHRLLPFSIEGNPSLFAEQANYLYPENAYRQRVVVLSSLADSEHLQAQYYAFKQPDRFKGSGAHPDRLTSLSQADLDLLPGCKLLITPQLTRFKADPAPNSTCCFLYQGEMRQVILGFEVSANTFISYDRGVEPKTGKVLWGAMMGPYQFHKRHG, from the coding sequence TTGACCAAGTGGTTAGTAGGTGAGTTTGACAACCAAGCACAAGCGCTAGAACAGCCCGCTTGGTTTGTGCACTTACGATTGTGGCATCGTCTTTTGCCGTTTTCGATCGAGGGAAACCCATCTTTGTTTGCAGAGCAAGCAAATTACTTGTACCCCGAAAACGCTTACCGGCAGCGAGTTGTAGTGCTGAGTTCGCTTGCCGATTCAGAACACTTGCAAGCGCAATATTATGCCTTTAAGCAGCCCGATCGCTTCAAAGGCTCAGGTGCACATCCCGATCGTCTTACCTCACTAAGCCAAGCAGACTTAGACCTGCTACCAGGCTGTAAACTGCTCATCACTCCACAACTAACCAGATTCAAAGCAGACCCCGCACCCAACAGCACATGCTGCTTTTTATACCAAGGTGAGATGCGGCAAGTAATCTTGGGATTTGAAGTCAGTGCTAATACGTTCATTAGCTACGATCGAGGCGTTGAGCCTAAGACCGGAAAAGTTCTCTGGGGAGCCATGATGGGGCCGTACCAATTTCACAAACGGCATGGCTAA
- a CDS encoding cyanophycinase produces the protein MPLNQPQGQLVIIGGAEDTVGDCQILREFVRRSGGTKARIIILTAASSLPDEVGEEYIEIFKRLGVEEVGVIDTRHADDANHPNAVKQVAQATGIFFTGGDQARIIRSIKGTILEDVLHKRYADGAVIAGTSAGAAVMPEQMIVEGESDTNPRLDAVEMGPGMGFLSRVVVDQHFAQRGRLGRLLSAILLEPSVLGLGIDENTAVIVSGNEFEVIGEGAVTIVDESEKTYNNVDHVLKDEPVAVFGIKLHILPQGCRYNFITHQPIAPQ, from the coding sequence ATGCCACTCAATCAGCCACAGGGACAGTTAGTGATCATTGGTGGAGCCGAGGATACAGTGGGAGACTGCCAGATTTTGAGAGAATTTGTGCGGCGATCGGGTGGAACGAAGGCCCGAATTATCATTTTGACAGCGGCATCTAGTTTGCCAGATGAGGTGGGCGAAGAATATATCGAGATTTTTAAGCGCTTAGGAGTTGAGGAAGTTGGAGTAATAGACACCCGCCATGCTGACGATGCCAATCATCCCAATGCGGTGAAACAAGTGGCACAAGCTACGGGAATTTTCTTCACAGGTGGCGATCAAGCTCGGATTATTCGATCGATCAAAGGCACGATTTTGGAAGATGTGCTGCACAAACGTTATGCTGATGGGGCGGTAATTGCAGGCACTAGTGCTGGAGCGGCTGTAATGCCAGAGCAGATGATCGTCGAAGGTGAATCTGACACCAATCCTCGGTTAGATGCCGTTGAAATGGGCCCGGGCATGGGATTTTTGTCGCGAGTTGTTGTCGATCAGCACTTTGCACAGCGAGGACGATTGGGACGGTTGCTTTCGGCGATCTTGCTCGAACCCAGCGTTCTAGGGCTAGGCATCGATGAAAACACTGCTGTGATTGTTAGTGGCAACGAGTTTGAAGTGATTGGTGAAGGAGCCGTGACGATCGTCGATGAATCGGAAAAGACCTACAACAATGTCGATCATGTATTAAAAGATGAACCCGTTGCTGTATTCGGGATCAAGCTGCACATTTTGCCCCAGGGCTGCCGCTACAATTTCATTACTCACCAACCGATCGCCCCTCAGTAA
- a CDS encoding sodium-dependent bicarbonate transport family permease, whose translation MDFLSNFLMDFLAQLQSPTLGFLIGGMVIAALGSRLEIPDAIYKFIVFMLLIKVGLSGGIAIRSANLAEMLLPALFASVMGILIVFIGRFTLAKLPKVRTVDAIATAGLFGAVSGSTLAAALTLLEAQGIEYEAWAAALYPFMDIPALVTAIVVASIYTKRKEYRRRRTAEESFSATDESFSTAGAAFSTAGAAFSTAGEYSSASEYAGTTSTSFSTAGEYSSTSEYPNKQRITASGYPSAQRSTAGNRVKIWPIVKESLEGPALSALLLGLALGLLTKPESVYESFYDPLFRGLLSILMLVMGMEAWSRLGELRKVAQWYAVYAVVAPLLHGFIAFGLGMIAHYTTGFSLGGVVILAVIACSSSDISGPPTLRAGIPSANPSAYIGASTAIGTPVAIGLGIPLYIGLAQALMGS comes from the coding sequence GTGGATTTCTTGTCCAATTTCTTAATGGACTTCTTGGCACAGTTGCAGTCCCCCACTCTCGGCTTTCTGATTGGTGGTATGGTCATTGCCGCCCTTGGTAGCCGACTGGAAATTCCAGATGCAATCTATAAGTTTATCGTCTTCATGCTACTCATCAAAGTCGGACTGAGCGGCGGTATCGCGATCCGCAGTGCTAACCTGGCGGAGATGCTGTTGCCTGCGCTGTTTGCCTCGGTGATGGGAATTCTGATTGTATTCATTGGGCGCTTCACGTTGGCCAAGTTGCCCAAGGTCAGAACCGTGGATGCCATCGCAACTGCGGGCTTATTTGGTGCTGTCAGTGGCTCTACCCTTGCTGCTGCCTTGACACTACTTGAAGCGCAAGGCATTGAATATGAGGCTTGGGCTGCTGCACTCTATCCCTTCATGGACATCCCAGCGCTTGTGACTGCGATCGTCGTAGCCAGTATCTACACCAAAAGGAAAGAGTATCGCCGCCGCCGTACCGCAGAGGAGTCTTTCAGCGCTACGGACGAGTCTTTCAGCACCGCAGGTGCGGCTTTCAGCACTGCAGGTGCGGCTTTCAGCACTGCAGGTGAGTATTCCAGCGCCAGCGAGTATGCCGGTACCACAAGTACGTCTTTCAGCACTGCAGGTGAGTATTCCAGCACTAGCGAGTATCCTAATAAGCAGCGCATTACCGCAAGCGGCTATCCCAGTGCACAGCGTTCTACCGCAGGTAATCGCGTCAAAATATGGCCTATTGTGAAGGAAAGCCTTGAAGGACCTGCTCTATCGGCACTGTTGCTCGGACTTGCTCTCGGTCTGCTAACGAAGCCAGAAAGCGTCTATGAAAGCTTCTACGATCCCCTCTTCCGCGGACTACTTTCGATTCTGATGCTGGTAATGGGTATGGAGGCCTGGTCAAGGCTTGGCGAGTTACGCAAGGTGGCCCAATGGTATGCTGTATATGCCGTAGTGGCACCGTTACTGCATGGGTTCATTGCCTTCGGTCTCGGGATGATTGCCCACTATACTACAGGATTTAGCCTTGGTGGCGTCGTGATTCTGGCTGTGATTGCCTGCTCCAGTTCCGACATTTCAGGTCCGCCCACATTACGCGCTGGTATCCCGTCGGCCAATCCCTCTGCCTACATAGGCGCGTCTACAGCCATCGGTACACCAGTTGCGATTGGCTTAGGAATCCCCCTTTATATTGGTCTCGCTCAGGCACTGATGGGGAGCTAG
- a CDS encoding acyl-CoA dehydrogenase family protein — protein MTSTTISSSPRLPNQPSPLSIPEVLDRASEIADFCATNAAAIDYNGAFPVQEFELIAKAGLLAAPLQPELGGLGLGIQANVTWELLLLLKHIGRGNLAVGRIYEGHVNALQIIQTFGTPEQINTYAADARDRHRIFGVWNAEAEDGVKVYPLSNGRYRLAGSKTFCSGCGFVDRPFVNGALPDGSWQMCIVPMEDVVTVSDPTWWQPSGMRATASFKVDFSGVELKSSALIGQPGDYFRQPWLTAGVIRFAAVQLGGAEALFNATRQYLQALNRTSDAYQQERLGRMAIAIESGNLWLRGAADLVQGYHTLFAGDPHQPSDSADQASQLVAYANMVRTAIEQICMDVIQLCQRSVGTRGLLPPHPMERIIRDLSLYLRQPVFDASLAAVGQYALSQPKPADVLWFQRSP, from the coding sequence GTGACATCAACTACTATTAGTTCATCACCTCGCCTACCAAATCAGCCCTCCCCTTTATCCATCCCTGAAGTGCTCGATCGAGCTTCAGAAATTGCTGACTTTTGCGCCACTAATGCGGCTGCCATTGACTATAACGGCGCTTTTCCTGTCCAGGAATTTGAATTGATTGCCAAGGCAGGTTTACTAGCCGCTCCCCTACAACCTGAACTTGGTGGACTTGGTTTGGGAATTCAGGCAAATGTAACGTGGGAACTGCTGCTGCTGCTGAAACACATCGGACGCGGAAATTTAGCCGTTGGACGCATCTATGAAGGGCATGTGAACGCGCTACAGATTATCCAAACCTTTGGAACCCCAGAACAAATAAATACCTATGCCGCTGATGCCCGCGATCGGCACAGAATCTTTGGTGTTTGGAATGCTGAGGCAGAAGATGGTGTCAAGGTCTATCCTCTTTCCAACGGACGCTATCGCCTAGCAGGCTCGAAAACATTCTGTTCCGGTTGTGGTTTTGTCGATCGACCGTTTGTGAACGGAGCATTGCCAGATGGCAGTTGGCAGATGTGCATTGTACCGATGGAAGACGTGGTAACCGTGAGTGATCCAACGTGGTGGCAGCCTTCGGGAATGCGAGCGACAGCGAGCTTCAAGGTAGATTTTAGCGGCGTAGAACTGAAGTCCAGTGCTTTGATCGGGCAGCCGGGTGACTATTTCCGGCAACCGTGGTTAACCGCAGGCGTAATCCGCTTTGCAGCCGTGCAACTAGGAGGAGCCGAAGCGTTATTTAATGCAACCCGGCAGTATCTACAAGCATTGAACCGCACTAGTGATGCTTATCAACAGGAGCGGTTAGGGCGAATGGCGATCGCGATCGAAAGCGGCAATCTTTGGTTGCGCGGAGCTGCCGATCTTGTGCAAGGCTATCACACTTTGTTTGCAGGCGATCCGCATCAACCTAGTGATTCGGCGGATCAGGCAAGTCAGTTGGTTGCCTATGCCAATATGGTGCGAACCGCCATTGAACAAATTTGTATGGATGTAATTCAACTTTGTCAGCGATCGGTAGGAACTCGCGGCTTGCTACCGCCACATCCTATGGAGCGCATCATTCGAGATTTGTCGCTGTATTTGCGTCAACCTGTCTTTGATGCATCACTGGCGGCTGTTGGTCAATATGCTCTATCCCAACCTAAACCTGCTGATGTACTGTGGTTTCAACGTTCACCGTAA
- a CDS encoding PIG-L deacetylase family protein, protein MDSVTTSSLLYLFSHPTRLPLQTVDLIAPEPETSVLVVAPHPDDETLGCGGAIALLRALGCSVRVLVMSDGTLSHPRSLKYPPAQLRALRESETLEALNTLNVNPTETTFLRLPDGSVPTPKSPDAEPVIARCQAYLQTVNPAIVFLPWRFDPHPDHRATWQLMTATLSALNHLVRIIEYPIWDWDIEQRGDFFEYKRITAWRLDIEAVLATKLKAIAAYRSQTTNLIDDDPDGFQLTSDMLKNFARPWELYLEETR, encoded by the coding sequence ATGGATTCTGTTACAACTTCATCGCTATTGTATCTATTTTCTCATCCTACTCGATTACCGTTACAGACAGTAGATTTAATTGCACCTGAGCCTGAGACTAGCGTTTTAGTTGTAGCTCCCCACCCCGATGACGAAACCTTGGGCTGTGGCGGGGCGATCGCTCTTCTACGAGCATTGGGCTGTTCTGTACGGGTCTTGGTCATGAGCGATGGCACACTTTCGCATCCCCGATCGCTGAAATACCCGCCCGCCCAGCTACGAGCTTTGCGAGAATCAGAAACGCTAGAAGCTCTGAACACGTTGAACGTAAATCCTACAGAAACGACCTTCTTGCGGTTGCCCGATGGTTCGGTTCCCACACCCAAATCTCCTGACGCTGAACCTGTGATTGCTCGATGTCAAGCATATTTGCAAACGGTAAACCCAGCGATCGTCTTCTTGCCGTGGCGATTCGATCCTCACCCTGATCACCGTGCCACTTGGCAACTTATGACAGCAACTTTAAGTGCTTTGAACCATTTAGTCCGAATTATTGAGTATCCAATTTGGGATTGGGATATAGAACAAAGAGGAGATTTTTTCGAGTATAAGCGAATCACAGCGTGGCGACTTGATATTGAAGCTGTTCTTGCAACAAAGCTGAAGGCGATCGCGGCTTATCGTTCCCAAACAACGAATCTGATTGACGATGATCCAGATGGCTTTCAACTGACGTCCGATATGCTGAAAAACTTTGCCCGTCCTTGGGAACTATATTTGGAGGAAACTCGATGA
- a CDS encoding SAM-dependent methyltransferase, producing the protein MNSSRHQSLSLEYFNELYSQNPDPWNFETSVYEAKKYAATLAALPKPRYRSGFEIGGSIGILTQKLAERCDSLLSVDVSELAQAQAIHRCRSLPQVRFQLMSVPHTYPDELFDLTILSEVGYYWCWEDLQQAQQLIIQHLEPGGHLLLVHWTPYEDYYDNPLSGDQVHDSFLSLTPSQLKHLKGDRAEKYRLDLFERV; encoded by the coding sequence ATGAATTCATCCCGCCATCAATCCCTTTCCCTAGAATACTTTAATGAACTCTACAGCCAAAATCCTGACCCTTGGAACTTTGAAACAAGCGTGTATGAAGCCAAGAAATATGCAGCAACATTAGCAGCACTACCCAAACCCCGCTATCGATCGGGCTTTGAGATTGGTGGCTCGATCGGCATATTGACGCAAAAACTGGCTGAACGGTGCGACTCTCTATTGTCTGTTGATGTATCGGAGTTAGCTCAAGCTCAAGCAATTCATCGGTGTCGTTCGCTTCCCCAAGTTCGTTTTCAACTGATGTCAGTTCCACACACCTATCCGGATGAGCTGTTTGATCTGACAATCCTTTCGGAGGTGGGGTACTACTGGTGTTGGGAAGATTTGCAGCAAGCACAGCAGCTAATAATACAACACCTTGAACCTGGTGGACATTTGTTGCTAGTTCATTGGACGCCTTACGAGGACTACTATGACAATCCTTTGAGTGGCGATCAGGTGCATGATTCTTTTCTATCTTTAACCCCATCACAATTGAAACACCTGAAGGGCGATCGAGCAGAAAAGTATCGACTTGATTTATTTGAGCGAGTTTAG
- a CDS encoding manganese catalase family protein: protein MFFHKKEPIHIVNVDEANPRFAQLLLEQFGGATGELSAALQYWVQSFHVENAGIRDMLQDIAIEEFGHLEMVGKMIEAHTKNVDQTEAFKSTLFAVRGVGPHFLDSQGNAWTANYLNEGGDVVRDLRANIAAEAGARQTYEELIKLCPDQGTKKALVHLLTREISHTKMFMEALNSLGKLDDPFFGNIQPDETVDIYYNLSSNGKDERGPWNSEPTFRYIADPVKEHQA from the coding sequence ATGTTTTTCCATAAAAAAGAGCCGATTCATATCGTAAATGTTGATGAAGCAAACCCACGTTTTGCTCAACTTTTGCTAGAGCAATTTGGTGGGGCAACGGGTGAACTATCTGCTGCTTTACAATATTGGGTGCAATCATTTCACGTCGAGAATGCTGGCATCCGAGATATGCTTCAAGACATTGCGATTGAGGAATTTGGACATTTAGAAATGGTGGGAAAGATGATTGAAGCCCACACTAAAAATGTGGATCAAACCGAGGCTTTCAAAAGTACACTATTTGCTGTACGTGGTGTAGGACCACACTTTCTAGACAGCCAAGGTAATGCTTGGACAGCTAACTATTTAAATGAAGGTGGTGATGTTGTTCGTGATCTAAGGGCGAATATTGCAGCCGAGGCTGGTGCACGTCAAACCTATGAAGAGTTGATCAAATTGTGTCCTGATCAAGGTACTAAAAAGGCACTAGTCCACCTTCTCACTCGTGAGATTTCTCACACTAAAATGTTCATGGAAGCGCTAAATTCGCTGGGCAAACTCGACGATCCATTTTTTGGAAATATCCAGCCTGATGAGACCGTTGATATTTACTACAACTTGTCTTCTAATGGTAAAGATGAGCGTGGTCCTTGGAACTCTGAACCAACGTTCCGTTACATTGCAGATCCAGTGAAAGAGCATCAAGCTTAG